From Stenotrophomonas nitritireducens, the proteins below share one genomic window:
- the cydD gene encoding thiol reductant ABC exporter subunit CydD: MSEVPHPNAEQQQRRQQQQWLASLASGARSQQRLAALAVCTSGALLIVQAGAIAWLIQSIVVEQRDWVQVVHGFWVLAVVLLLRSLLGGVAQGAAGRVADTAKLALREQVYRRLMARGPLWLRRQRSGELGELLLSHGDAIEGYYAGFQPVRVEVVVVPVLIAVAVAYVDWVVALIFIFTAPLVPFFMMLVGWGAEAAGRAQLGELARMSGHFADRIKGLGLLRLYGRGEAELEGVAAAADGVRVRTMKVLRIAFLSSTVLEFFASVSVAMVALYLGLSYLGLMSLHSVVPTLGTGMFCLLLAPEFYAPLRRLAAHYHDRANALAAAAEVERLLADEQEAAVANVAVAPLVAPEPAQLHAPLVAVQAVTLRPQGAAHDVLRGFSLEIADGQRLALVGPSGSGKSTLLEALAGWLPPRDGRIVVRDGVRIGYAGQRPYLFHGSIADNLRLADPAVSAARLQAVAEVAQVMRFAQHLPLGLDTVIGERGFGLSGGEARRIGLARLLLLEPDLFLLDEPTAFLDPQTEADLLQALAAHTRGRTVLMATHSVAAMRWADTVIDLQALLQQSQGERA, translated from the coding sequence TTGAGCGAAGTTCCACATCCCAATGCAGAGCAGCAGCAACGCCGCCAGCAACAGCAATGGCTGGCGAGCCTGGCATCCGGCGCCCGCTCGCAGCAGCGTTTGGCGGCCCTGGCCGTCTGTACGTCCGGTGCGCTGCTGATCGTCCAGGCGGGCGCGATTGCCTGGTTGATCCAGAGCATAGTCGTGGAACAACGCGATTGGGTACAGGTAGTTCACGGTTTCTGGGTATTGGCAGTAGTTCTACTGTTGCGCAGCCTGTTGGGCGGGGTGGCACAGGGCGCCGCCGGCAGGGTGGCCGACACCGCCAAGCTGGCCCTGCGCGAGCAGGTCTACCGGCGGCTGATGGCGCGCGGACCGCTGTGGCTGCGGCGTCAGCGCAGTGGTGAGCTGGGCGAGCTGCTGTTGTCACATGGCGACGCCATCGAGGGCTATTACGCCGGTTTCCAGCCGGTGCGGGTGGAAGTGGTGGTGGTGCCGGTGCTGATTGCGGTTGCCGTGGCCTATGTGGACTGGGTGGTGGCGCTGATCTTCATCTTCACGGCCCCGCTGGTACCGTTCTTCATGATGCTGGTCGGCTGGGGCGCGGAGGCCGCCGGCCGGGCCCAACTGGGCGAGCTGGCGCGCATGAGTGGCCACTTTGCCGACCGCATCAAGGGCTTGGGGCTGCTGCGCCTGTACGGGCGCGGCGAGGCCGAACTGGAAGGCGTTGCCGCCGCTGCCGATGGCGTGCGGGTGCGCACCATGAAGGTGCTGCGCATCGCTTTCCTGTCCTCGACCGTGCTGGAATTCTTCGCCTCGGTCAGCGTGGCGATGGTGGCGTTGTACCTGGGACTGAGTTATCTGGGCCTGATGTCGCTGCATTCGGTGGTGCCCACCTTGGGCACCGGCATGTTCTGCCTGCTGCTGGCACCGGAGTTCTATGCGCCGCTGCGGCGTCTGGCCGCGCATTACCACGACCGTGCCAATGCGCTGGCAGCAGCGGCCGAGGTCGAGCGCCTGCTTGCCGATGAGCAGGAGGCGGCCGTTGCCAATGTGGCCGTCGCCCCGCTTGTGGCGCCCGAACCGGCACAGCTGCACGCACCGCTGGTTGCGGTGCAGGCGGTTACGTTGCGGCCGCAAGGCGCGGCGCATGACGTGCTACGCGGGTTCTCGCTGGAGATCGCCGATGGGCAGCGGCTCGCGCTGGTTGGCCCCAGCGGCAGCGGCAAGAGCACCTTGCTGGAAGCATTGGCCGGCTGGCTGCCACCACGCGATGGCCGTATCGTGGTCCGCGATGGCGTGCGCATCGGCTACGCCGGGCAGCGGCCTTACCTGTTTCACGGCAGCATTGCCGACAACCTGCGCCTGGCCGACCCGGCAGTGAGCGCGGCGCGGCTGCAGGCGGTGGCCGAAGTGGCCCAGGTGATGCGTTTCGCCCAGCACCTGCCGCTGGGTCTGGATACGGTGATCGGCGAGCGCGGCTTCGGCCTGTCCGGCGGTGAAGCTCGGCGGATAGGCTTGGCGCGGCTGTTGCTGCTGGAGCCGGACCTGTTCTTGCTCGATGAGCCCACCGCCTTCCTTGATCCGCAGACCGAAGCCGATCTGCTGCAGGCCCTGGCCGCGCATACGCGGGGCCGCACGGTGCTGATGGCGACCCACAGTGTGGCTGCGATGCGTTGGGCGGACACCGTCATCGACCTGCAGGCCTTGCTGCAGCAGTCGCAGGGAGAGCGCGCATGA
- a CDS encoding cytochrome ubiquinol oxidase subunit I: protein MIDSTVVELSRLQFALTAMYHFIFVPLTLGLSFMIAIMESVYVMTGKDVWRRMTLFWGVLFGINFAMGVGTGIVMEFQFGMNWSYYSHYVGDIFGAPLAIEGLMAFFLEATFIGLFFFGWGRLSKVQHLTVTWLMALGTNLSALWILIANGWMQYPVGAVFNPETMRMEVVDFAAVLLNPVAQAKFVHTVSAGYVAGAMFVMSISAFFMLRGKHREIARRSFAVASAFGLLASISVAVLGDESGYATAENQKMKLAAIEGMWHTHPAPAPFTAFGIPNQQEQRNDFEVQIPYVMGLIATRSLDEEIPGILDLVKQAEGRVKGGQIAYAALERIRADKSDVEAREIFDRHWQDLGHGLLLKRYRDDIENATPEQVAQAALDTVPTVGPLFWTFRIMVGLGIYMIGFFALAFYYSCRNNFEHKRTFLRVALWSLPAPWIAIECGWFIAEYGRQPWAVDGVLPTFYAASGLAVYEILATLVGFTALYTVLLVIEIKLMLKAIRKGPDEILPSLQHPAVATHHANAPGNGQA from the coding sequence ATGATCGACTCAACAGTCGTAGAACTGTCACGTCTACAGTTCGCGCTGACCGCGATGTACCACTTCATATTCGTCCCGCTCACGCTGGGGCTCTCTTTCATGATCGCGATCATGGAGAGCGTCTATGTGATGACCGGCAAGGATGTCTGGCGCCGGATGACCCTGTTCTGGGGCGTGCTGTTCGGCATCAACTTCGCCATGGGCGTGGGTACCGGCATCGTGATGGAATTCCAGTTCGGCATGAACTGGTCCTATTACAGCCACTATGTGGGTGACATCTTCGGTGCGCCGCTGGCCATCGAGGGCCTGATGGCGTTCTTCCTGGAAGCCACCTTCATTGGCCTGTTCTTCTTCGGCTGGGGCCGCCTGTCCAAGGTGCAGCATCTGACCGTGACCTGGCTGATGGCGCTGGGCACCAACCTGTCGGCGCTGTGGATCCTGATCGCCAACGGCTGGATGCAGTACCCGGTGGGTGCGGTGTTCAACCCGGAAACGATGCGCATGGAAGTGGTGGATTTCGCCGCCGTGCTGCTGAACCCGGTGGCCCAGGCCAAGTTCGTGCACACCGTTTCGGCCGGTTATGTGGCTGGCGCGATGTTCGTGATGTCCATCTCGGCCTTCTTCATGCTGCGCGGCAAGCACCGTGAAATTGCCCGCCGCTCGTTCGCGGTGGCGTCGGCCTTCGGCCTGCTGGCATCGATCTCGGTGGCCGTGCTGGGCGATGAATCCGGCTATGCCACGGCGGAAAACCAGAAGATGAAGCTGGCCGCCATCGAGGGCATGTGGCACACGCACCCGGCACCGGCACCGTTCACTGCCTTCGGCATCCCGAACCAGCAGGAACAGCGCAACGACTTCGAGGTGCAGATTCCGTACGTGATGGGCCTGATCGCCACGCGTTCGCTGGATGAAGAGATCCCCGGCATCCTGGACCTGGTCAAGCAAGCCGAAGGCCGCGTCAAGGGTGGCCAGATCGCCTACGCCGCACTGGAGCGCATCCGCGCCGACAAGAGCGACGTGGAAGCCCGCGAGATATTTGACCGTCATTGGCAGGATCTGGGCCACGGCCTGTTGCTGAAGCGTTACCGCGACGACATCGAGAACGCCACGCCTGAGCAGGTTGCCCAGGCCGCGCTGGACACGGTGCCCACGGTTGGCCCGCTGTTCTGGACCTTCCGCATCATGGTCGGCCTCGGCATCTACATGATCGGCTTCTTCGCGCTGGCCTTCTATTATTCGTGCCGCAACAACTTCGAGCACAAGCGCACCTTCCTGCGGGTGGCCCTGTGGTCACTGCCGGCACCGTGGATCGCCATTGAATGCGGTTGGTTCATCGCCGAGTACGGCCGCCAGCCGTGGGCCGTTGATGGTGTGCTGCCGACCTTCTATGCCGCTTCCGGGCTGGCCGTCTACGAAATCCTGGCAACGCTGGTCGGCTTCACCGCGCTGTACACGGTGCTGCTGGTGATCGAAATCAAGCTGATGCTCAAGGCCATCCGCAAGGGCCCGGACGAAATCCTGCCCTCGCTGCAGCACCCGGCCGTCGCAACCCACCACGCCAATGCCCCCGGCAACGGCCAGGCATAA
- the cydX gene encoding cytochrome bd-I oxidase subunit CydX, producing the protein MWYFAWILGAGLAATVAILNGMWFEAREANKIDANR; encoded by the coding sequence ATGTGGTATTTCGCCTGGATTCTGGGTGCGGGCCTCGCTGCAACGGTCGCCATCCTCAACGGCATGTGGTTTGAAGCGCGCGAAGCAAACAAGATCGATGCAAACCGCTGA
- a CDS encoding DUF1294 domain-containing protein has product MRYQGRLQEWNDDKGYGFVLPNGGGERAFVHIKAFEQRSQRPSNGMLINYQLRTDERGRLNAIAVRSAAGSKAAVAPKRATATARLPHVSLGVGALLGLSGLWIAKLLPDWMLFAVLGMSVIALGFYLHDKGAAARGERRVPENTLHLLSLLGGWPGALIGQGLFRHKTSKQSFQFMFWLTVAINIGAIVLIASGKIALPQ; this is encoded by the coding sequence ATGCGCTACCAAGGCCGGCTGCAGGAATGGAACGACGACAAGGGCTACGGATTCGTCCTGCCCAATGGCGGTGGCGAGCGGGCCTTTGTCCATATCAAAGCCTTCGAGCAACGCTCGCAGCGGCCCAGCAATGGCATGCTGATCAATTACCAATTGCGCACCGATGAGCGCGGCCGCCTCAACGCCATCGCAGTACGTTCGGCCGCCGGCAGCAAGGCCGCCGTTGCACCGAAACGCGCTACAGCCACTGCCCGCCTGCCGCATGTCAGTCTGGGCGTGGGTGCCCTTCTTGGCCTGTCAGGGCTATGGATCGCAAAGCTTCTTCCGGACTGGATGCTGTTTGCCGTGCTCGGCATGAGTGTCATTGCGCTGGGCTTCTACCTGCATGACAAAGGCGCTGCAGCGCGCGGCGAGCGGCGGGTGCCGGAAAACACCTTGCACCTGCTTTCCCTGCTCGGCGGCTGGCCCGGTGCGCTGATCGGCCAAGGGCTGTTCCGGCACAAGACCAGCAAGCAGAGCTTCCAGTTCATGTTCTGGCTGACGGTAGCAATCAACATCGGCGCCATTGTGTTGATCGCAAGTGGAAAGATAGCGCTGCCGCAATAG
- the cydB gene encoding cytochrome d ubiquinol oxidase subunit II has protein sequence MEFILLDYTTLRVIWWLLLGILLIGFAVMDGFDLGVGTLLPFVAKTDEERRLVINTIGPVWEGNQVWLVLGGGAIFAAWPPLYAVSFSGFYLAMFLILFALILRPVGFKYRSKLPSQRWRNNWDKALFVGGFIPALIMGVAVGNVLLGVPYHFDDTQRVFYTGNLLGLLTPFALLAGLVSVAMLVSHGAAMLVLKTNGPVAERSAKIGSIAAIASFVLFALAGAWVAFGLPGYQITSQIVTDGASNPLLKTAEFSEAGGWLHNYSTMPATILAPVVGLLGALASAVLLRKRRGGLAFLASGASIAGIILTVGFAIFPFLLPSSTSPGSSLTVWDGSSSHLTLWVMLLATVIFLPIIIAYTTWVYRVMKGKTTLEEMGENPNAY, from the coding sequence ATGGAATTCATTCTTCTGGACTACACAACGCTACGCGTGATCTGGTGGCTGCTGCTGGGCATCCTGCTGATCGGCTTCGCGGTAATGGACGGCTTCGACCTTGGCGTTGGCACCCTGCTGCCGTTCGTGGCCAAAACCGATGAAGAACGCCGGCTGGTGATCAACACCATCGGCCCGGTCTGGGAAGGCAACCAGGTGTGGCTGGTGCTCGGTGGCGGTGCGATCTTCGCCGCCTGGCCGCCGCTGTATGCGGTGAGTTTCTCCGGGTTCTATCTGGCGATGTTCCTGATCCTGTTCGCACTGATCCTGCGCCCGGTCGGCTTCAAGTACCGCAGCAAGTTGCCTTCCCAGCGCTGGCGCAACAACTGGGACAAGGCGCTGTTTGTCGGCGGCTTCATACCGGCGCTGATCATGGGCGTTGCAGTCGGCAACGTGTTGCTGGGCGTGCCGTATCACTTCGACGACACCCAGCGCGTGTTCTATACCGGCAACCTGTTGGGCCTGCTGACCCCGTTTGCCCTGCTCGCCGGCCTGGTCAGCGTGGCAATGCTGGTCTCGCACGGTGCGGCAATGCTGGTACTCAAGACCAATGGCCCGGTCGCCGAGCGTTCGGCAAAAATCGGCAGCATCGCCGCCATTGCCTCGTTCGTGCTGTTCGCCCTGGCCGGTGCCTGGGTTGCCTTCGGCCTGCCGGGTTACCAGATCACCTCGCAGATCGTGACTGACGGTGCCAGCAATCCGCTGCTGAAGACCGCCGAGTTCTCGGAAGCGGGCGGCTGGTTGCACAACTACAGCACGATGCCGGCCACGATCCTGGCGCCGGTGGTGGGCCTGCTCGGTGCGCTGGCCAGTGCGGTACTGCTGCGCAAGCGCCGTGGCGGCCTGGCTTTCCTTGCCTCGGGCGCTTCCATTGCCGGCATCATCCTCACCGTCGGCTTTGCGATCTTCCCGTTCCTGCTGCCCTCCTCCACCAGCCCGGGCTCCAGCCTGACGGTATGGGATGGCTCGTCCAGCCACCTGACGCTGTGGGTGATGCTGCTGGCCACCGTGATCTTCCTGCCGATCATCATCGCTTACACCACCTGGGTGTACCGCGTCATGAAGGGCAAGACCACGCTGGAAGAGATGGGTGAAAACCCGAACGCCTACTGA
- the cydC gene encoding thiol reductant ABC exporter subunit CydC → MNKPRTMREVFKRHRWRLALATLLLFTTMLAGVGLLGLSGGFLTAAALAGALGMGSSFNFFSPSAGIRALTMARIVSRYFEKLVGHDATLRIARDLRVWFFQRALPLAPARLGSSRTGELLARLITDIGEVDGLMVRAISPLLALAGIALATVLAAGLIYWPAALLLLVLALLVGIGVPVFAVRRGDAVEATRARQRASLRTLAFEGLEGVADLTALDARDDWVLRVDAAAQQLARSDQRRRRRLIGGNVLHSSIAGLGLLAMLWLALSAFQAGQVEAPFAATLVFLTVALLEVAAGSGIAWQALQSARVAGKRLRQIVDQPPAVQEPAQPRVVPEGAVAVTFEQVVFAWPGETRRLLDGVDLQLAPGDRIAIRGDSGCGKTTLSALLLRLWDPQQGSVRFGGIDLREFAQDQWYRQIAWLPQGAPVFAGSIAENLRLGDLQASDTALWDVLAQVRLHDWAQQQGGLEAWVGENGATMSAGQARRLALARALLRNAPIMVLDEPTEGLDVDTAHALLIDFAAAVGQRSLLMITHDPLPEGVVQREYRLQHGRLSQQ, encoded by the coding sequence ATGAACAAGCCCCGGACGATGCGCGAGGTCTTCAAGCGCCACCGCTGGCGCCTGGCGTTGGCAACCCTGCTGCTGTTCACCACCATGTTGGCCGGGGTTGGCCTGCTCGGTCTGTCCGGCGGCTTCCTTACCGCCGCGGCGCTGGCTGGCGCCCTTGGCATGGGCAGCAGTTTCAACTTCTTCTCGCCGTCGGCCGGCATCCGCGCATTGACGATGGCGCGGATCGTGTCGCGCTACTTCGAAAAGCTGGTTGGCCACGACGCGACACTGCGCATCGCCCGCGACCTGCGTGTGTGGTTCTTCCAACGCGCACTGCCGTTGGCGCCCGCGCGCCTGGGCAGCAGCCGTACCGGCGAACTGCTGGCACGGCTGATCACCGACATCGGTGAAGTCGATGGTTTGATGGTGCGTGCCATCAGTCCCTTGCTCGCCTTGGCCGGCATTGCACTGGCAACGGTGCTGGCTGCGGGTCTAATTTATTGGCCGGCCGCGCTGCTGTTGCTGGTGCTTGCATTGCTGGTCGGCATCGGCGTGCCGGTGTTTGCGGTACGCCGTGGTGATGCGGTCGAGGCCACGCGCGCGCGTCAGCGCGCCAGCCTGCGCACGCTGGCGTTTGAAGGGCTGGAAGGCGTGGCCGACCTGACCGCGCTGGATGCGCGCGACGACTGGGTCCTGCGCGTGGACGCCGCGGCGCAGCAGCTGGCGCGCAGCGACCAACGCCGTCGGCGTCGGCTGATCGGCGGCAACGTGCTGCATTCGTCCATCGCCGGCCTCGGTTTGCTGGCGATGCTGTGGCTGGCCTTGTCGGCATTCCAGGCTGGCCAGGTGGAAGCGCCGTTCGCGGCTACGCTGGTATTCCTGACCGTTGCACTGCTGGAAGTGGCTGCAGGCAGCGGCATTGCCTGGCAGGCCTTGCAGTCGGCGCGGGTCGCCGGCAAGCGGCTGCGGCAGATCGTCGACCAGCCGCCTGCGGTGCAGGAGCCTGCGCAGCCGCGTGTGGTGCCGGAAGGTGCGGTTGCGGTGACATTCGAGCAGGTGGTGTTTGCCTGGCCGGGTGAAACACGGCGCTTGCTCGATGGTGTGGACCTGCAGCTGGCACCGGGTGATCGCATCGCGATCCGTGGTGACAGCGGTTGTGGCAAGACCACATTGTCCGCCCTGCTGCTGCGGCTGTGGGATCCGCAGCAGGGCAGCGTGCGCTTTGGTGGCATCGACCTGCGCGAGTTCGCACAGGATCAGTGGTATCGGCAGATTGCCTGGTTGCCACAGGGCGCACCGGTGTTTGCCGGCAGCATTGCCGAGAACCTGCGGCTTGGTGATCTACAGGCTAGTGACACTGCGCTATGGGACGTGCTGGCGCAGGTGCGTCTGCATGACTGGGCGCAGCAGCAAGGTGGGCTTGAGGCCTGGGTTGGCGAGAATGGCGCTACCATGTCGGCAGGCCAGGCGCGGCGTTTGGCCCTGGCGCGCGCCTTGCTGCGCAATGCGCCGATCATGGTGCTGGATGAGCCGACCGAAGGCCTGGATGTGGATACCGCGCATGCCTTGTTGATTGATTTTGCTGCGGCCGTTGGCCAGCGCAGCCTGTTGATGATCACCCACGACCCCTTGCCCGAGGGCGTGGTGCAGCGCGAGTATCGGCTGCAGCACGGACGTTTGAGTCAGCAGTAA
- the metX gene encoding homoserine O-acetyltransferase MetX, with the protein MTEFIPEGSRFHALSSPFPMKRGGSLVGARVAYETWGSLAADASNAILIVTGLSPDAHAASNAANPASGWWEPMLGPGKPIDTDRWFVICVNSLGSCKGSTGPASINPATGQTYRLGFPELSIEDVANAAAEVVHALGIKQLACLIGNSMGGMTALAVLLQHPGIARTHINISGSARALPFSIAIRSLQREAIRLDPAWNNGDYDELHYPESGMRMARKLGVITYRSALEWDGRFGRVRLDSDQTDEDPFGLEFQVESYLEGHARRFVRHFDPNSYLYLGRSMDWFDLAEYANGDVLAGLAKIRIERALAIGANTDILFPVEQQQQIADGLRAGGADAQFLGMDSPQGHDAFLVDYTRFGPAVSQFLQTLPTAG; encoded by the coding sequence ATGACTGAATTCATTCCCGAGGGCAGCCGCTTCCACGCGCTGTCGTCCCCGTTCCCGATGAAGCGCGGTGGCAGCCTGGTCGGCGCCCGCGTCGCTTACGAAACCTGGGGCAGCCTGGCCGCCGATGCCAGCAATGCAATCCTGATCGTCACCGGCCTGTCGCCCGATGCGCACGCCGCCAGCAACGCCGCCAATCCCGCCTCTGGCTGGTGGGAACCCATGCTCGGCCCGGGCAAACCCATCGATACCGATCGCTGGTTCGTCATCTGTGTCAACTCGCTGGGCAGCTGCAAGGGCTCCACTGGCCCGGCCTCGATCAATCCCGCCACCGGCCAGACCTACCGCCTGGGTTTCCCCGAGTTGTCCATCGAGGACGTGGCCAATGCCGCCGCCGAAGTCGTGCACGCACTGGGCATCAAACAGCTGGCCTGCCTGATCGGCAACTCGATGGGCGGCATGACCGCCCTGGCGGTGCTGCTGCAGCACCCGGGCATTGCCCGCACCCACATCAATATTTCCGGCAGCGCCCGTGCCCTGCCGTTCTCCATCGCCATCCGATCGCTGCAGCGCGAAGCCATCCGCCTTGATCCGGCATGGAACAACGGCGACTACGATGAGTTGCATTACCCGGAATCGGGCATGCGCATGGCACGCAAGCTCGGCGTCATCACCTATCGCTCGGCGCTGGAATGGGATGGCCGCTTCGGCCGCGTACGGCTGGATTCGGACCAGACCGATGAAGATCCGTTCGGCCTGGAATTCCAGGTGGAAAGTTATCTGGAAGGCCATGCACGCCGGTTCGTGCGCCACTTCGATCCCAACAGCTATCTCTACCTCGGCCGCTCCATGGATTGGTTCGACCTGGCCGAATACGCAAACGGCGATGTACTCGCCGGGTTGGCGAAAATCCGTATTGAACGCGCACTCGCCATCGGCGCCAATACCGACATCCTGTTCCCGGTGGAACAACAACAGCAGATCGCCGACGGCCTGCGTGCCGGCGGTGCCGATGCACAGTTCCTTGGCATGGATTCACCGCAGGGCCATGACGCGTTCCTGGTCGATTACACGCGCTTCGGCCCGGCTGTGTCGCAGTTCCTGCAGACACTACCGACAGCCGGGTAG
- a CDS encoding PEP/pyruvate-binding domain-containing protein, which translates to MQSIFRLVSLQLVVVAALLMGTIPTAPAQTARKPSPYEYRPATAAPTTDNAQTPAHLPRIGSRDDFMRLARVYNPGTALEMPHLIFTIDRRDPARIYYINTPRYSLHETFVRRERLLAQLDKATLNAQYKDPQRRFLFGTLSWQRDLPGYTYEFWEGDQLTPALLRQTDQLVRASFYEGIRFKTNSTLHELTARTAGLPFVTQEALLREQRFLPLNTGTAQGRLRIIRSVEQTTDLSPQDIVVLDEVPIALPPVAGLVTQRPSTLLSHVNLLAKGWRIPNVYVRDAQAALRKYDRQWVELDVSNNNYTVRPIARPTRTPSRSVQPSARNLPRPDISVTALKPLSALRTRDSSHCGVKAANLGTLKSALPPAARVPDGFCVPFSHYQKAMQQLRISERLATLQQRPGFATDTKVRRDALAELRAQIGNATPDPALVRSLQAQWQTQLQARGVFVRSSSNSEDLPNFSGAGLYTTVPNVVGADALVRAVQTVWASVYNFEAYEARSAAGLGQDAVAMAVLVQVAAPSDSSGVMITRDPFDAAHRHTTYISAKRGLGIRVVEGKRQAEQVMYSSWSKAVQVLSRSAEDTQLVANASGGVREVAIAGSRQVLTDGLIARLAAVGSRTRQALGGADQDIEWAVVGNDILILQSRPYVDGSSR; encoded by the coding sequence ATGCAGTCAATCTTCCGCCTTGTTTCCCTGCAGCTTGTTGTTGTGGCTGCCTTGCTGATGGGCACGATCCCGACGGCCCCGGCGCAAACCGCCCGCAAGCCCTCGCCCTACGAATACCGGCCGGCCACCGCCGCACCCACTACTGACAACGCGCAGACCCCGGCACATCTGCCACGCATTGGCAGCCGTGATGACTTCATGCGTCTGGCACGGGTGTACAACCCCGGCACGGCGCTGGAAATGCCGCACCTGATCTTCACCATCGACCGCCGCGATCCCGCGCGCATCTACTACATCAACACGCCGCGCTATTCCCTGCATGAAACCTTCGTGCGCCGCGAACGGCTGCTCGCGCAGCTGGACAAAGCCACGCTCAATGCACAGTACAAGGACCCGCAGCGGCGCTTCCTGTTTGGCACGCTGAGCTGGCAGCGCGATCTGCCCGGCTATACCTATGAATTCTGGGAAGGTGATCAGCTCACGCCGGCCTTGTTGCGGCAGACTGACCAGCTGGTGCGTGCATCGTTCTACGAGGGCATCCGCTTCAAGACCAATTCAACGCTGCACGAACTGACCGCACGCACTGCCGGTCTGCCCTTTGTTACCCAGGAGGCGCTGCTGCGCGAACAGCGTTTCCTGCCCTTGAACACCGGTACCGCCCAAGGCCGCCTGCGCATCATCCGCTCGGTCGAACAGACGACGGATCTTTCGCCGCAGGACATCGTGGTACTGGACGAGGTTCCCATCGCGCTGCCGCCGGTAGCCGGCCTGGTCACCCAACGCCCATCAACGCTGCTGTCGCACGTCAATCTGCTGGCCAAGGGCTGGCGCATTCCCAACGTCTACGTCCGCGATGCGCAGGCTGCCCTTCGCAAATACGATCGGCAGTGGGTGGAACTGGACGTCAGCAACAACAATTACACCGTGCGGCCGATTGCCCGCCCTACGCGTACACCATCGCGTTCGGTGCAGCCGAGCGCGCGCAACTTGCCCCGCCCCGACATCTCGGTCACCGCGCTCAAGCCCCTGTCGGCCCTGCGCACCAGGGACAGCAGCCACTGCGGCGTAAAGGCAGCGAACCTGGGCACGTTGAAGTCCGCACTGCCGCCAGCAGCGCGGGTGCCTGACGGCTTCTGCGTTCCTTTCTCGCACTACCAGAAGGCGATGCAGCAGCTGCGGATCAGCGAACGCTTGGCCACCTTGCAGCAGCGCCCCGGCTTTGCCACCGATACCAAGGTGCGTCGTGACGCGCTGGCTGAGCTGCGTGCACAGATCGGCAATGCCACACCTGATCCAGCGCTGGTACGCAGCCTGCAAGCGCAGTGGCAGACCCAACTGCAGGCGCGCGGTGTATTCGTGCGCAGCTCCTCCAATTCCGAGGACCTGCCGAATTTCAGCGGTGCCGGCCTGTATACCACCGTGCCCAATGTGGTCGGCGCCGACGCGCTGGTGCGTGCGGTACAGACCGTGTGGGCCTCGGTCTACAACTTCGAGGCCTATGAAGCACGCAGTGCCGCCGGCCTGGGCCAGGACGCAGTAGCCATGGCGGTGCTGGTGCAGGTGGCAGCACCGTCGGACAGCTCGGGGGTGATGATCACCCGCGATCCTTTCGATGCAGCGCATCGCCATACCACCTACATCTCGGCCAAGCGCGGCCTCGGCATACGCGTGGTGGAAGGCAAGCGGCAGGCCGAGCAGGTGATGTACTCAAGCTGGTCCAAGGCAGTGCAGGTCCTGAGCCGCTCCGCCGAGGACACCCAATTGGTTGCCAATGCCAGCGGCGGCGTGCGCGAGGTGGCGATTGCCGGCTCACGCCAGGTCTTGACCGATGGCCTGATCGCCCGCCTGGCCGCAGTGGGCAGCCGCACCAGGCAGGCGCTGGGCGGCGCCGACCAGGATATCGAGTGGGCGGTAGTGGGGAACGACATCCTCATCCTGCAGTCGCGTCCCTATGTGGATGGCAGCAGCCGTTGA
- a CDS encoding DNA ligase: MPRLLLLLLCLSGLFHTAAAEPPPLMLAGVWQDGPDVSLYLVSEKLDGVRARWDGQVLWTRAGHRVTAPPWFTQGWPSQVLDGELWMARGQFEATSALIRSSPGDAAQWRRLRFMAFDLPNATGGFAERQAQLLRMIAAHSNPYLSAIAQRRVPDTESLYRQLRAVVSADGEGLMLHHQDNPYSNGRSTGLLKLKLYEDAEAHVIGYAPGKGKYTGLVGALLMRSDSGKQFRIGSGLSDAQRAHPPPIGSRVTYRYNGLTVHGLPRFPRFLRVRDEP; this comes from the coding sequence ATGCCACGCTTGCTGCTTCTGCTGCTTTGCCTGAGCGGGTTGTTCCATACCGCGGCTGCTGAGCCACCACCGCTGATGCTGGCCGGGGTGTGGCAGGACGGGCCGGATGTATCGCTTTATCTTGTCAGCGAAAAACTCGATGGCGTCCGCGCCCGCTGGGATGGGCAAGTGCTGTGGACGCGTGCGGGCCACCGGGTTACGGCCCCACCGTGGTTCACCCAGGGCTGGCCCAGCCAGGTCCTGGATGGCGAACTCTGGATGGCGCGCGGCCAGTTCGAAGCGACCAGCGCGCTCATCCGCAGTAGTCCGGGCGACGCCGCGCAATGGCGCAGGCTGCGCTTCATGGCCTTCGACCTGCCCAACGCCACGGGTGGTTTCGCCGAGCGCCAAGCACAGCTGCTGCGGATGATCGCCGCACACTCCAATCCCTACCTGTCCGCCATCGCACAGCGACGCGTGCCGGATACTGAAAGTCTGTACCGCCAGCTGCGCGCGGTGGTAAGCGCCGATGGCGAAGGACTGATGCTTCACCATCAGGACAATCCCTACAGCAATGGTCGCAGCACTGGCCTGCTCAAACTCAAACTGTACGAAGACGCCGAAGCGCACGTGATCGGCTATGCCCCCGGCAAGGGCAAGTACACCGGCCTGGTCGGCGCGTTGTTGATGCGCAGCGACAGCGGCAAACAGTTCCGCATCGGCAGTGGCCTGAGCGATGCCCAGCGCGCGCACCCACCGCCCATCGGCAGCCGCGTGACCTATCGATACAACGGCCTGACCGTGCACGGCCTACCCCGCTTTCCACGCTTTCTGCGGGTGCGCGACGAACCTTGA